Within Candidatus Binatus sp., the genomic segment CTGTTCATCAAGCATGAGCGCCCCGAGATATATGCGCGAACCTTCAAGTTTCTCGAGCCGATGGATTACCTCAATCTGCGACTCACCGGGCAGTTCGCGGCTTCGTACGCGACAATGTTCACGTACTGGCTGACCGATAATCGCAATCCCAACCGGATTGACTACGTGCCTGAGTTGCTTGCGATGGCCGGCGTCGATCGCGCCAAGTTGCCGGACTTGCGGCCAGTTGACGCCGTGCTCGGCACTATCAAGCCCGAAGTCGCAGCCGATCTGGGCCTGGCGCCATCCACTCGCGTCGTGATGGGCTCGTGCGACGGCCATGCGGCGACCCTGGGCGCGGGCGCGGTGGGCAACTACGAGGGCTACTTCTATATCGGCACCACGGCGTGGATGAGCTGCCACGTGCCGGCGAAGAAGACCGACCCGATCCACATGCTGAGCGCGATGCCGGCCGCGCTGCCGGGCCGCTACATGGTCAGCGCGGAACAGGGCGCGGCGGGACGCAGTCTCGAATTCCTGAAAGACATCCTGTATCCCGCCGACAGCGCGAATTCTCCCATCGACGTTTACGCCGACATGAACCGGCTCGCCGCGGAGGTTGCGCCGGGGAGCGACGGATTGATCTTCACGCCGTGGATCAACGGCGTGCTCGCGCCGCACGAGGACGCATCGACCCACAGCGCCTTCTTCAACCAGAACGCGCGCACCAGCCGCGGCCATTACGTGCGCGCAGTGATGGAAGGGGTCGCGTACAACCTGCGATGGCTCAAGGGTCACGTCGAGAAGTTCATCGGGCGGCCATTCGAGCAGCTTAATTTCATCGGCGGTGGCGCGAGCTCCGACCTGTGGTGCCAGATCCAGGCCGACGTGCTCGGATGCACGGTGCGGCAAGTCGCCAATCCGCGCAATGCCAACGCGGTGGGCGCCGCGATGGCGGCGTTTGCCGCACTGGGCGAGATTGCAGTCGGGGAAATCTCAGCGCGGGTGAAGATCGCCGCCGAGTATCGGCCGATCGAGATTAACCGGCGCCTGTACGATCGCCAGTTCCGCGAGTTCCTCGAGTTCTATAAGCGTAACCGCGCGATCTACCGGCGCCTCAACCCGGCCGCCCGCGCGTCGGATTGAATCCGGCGATGGACTAGTATTCAAATCGATGGCGATCATAAGAGCGGCGACCGCCGAGCCGTTTCGCTTTTCACTGGTACCCGTGGGAGATCTATTCGGAGATCTATAAGGAGTCGTTCCATGCCCAAGGCAGCAAAGAAGCAGCCAGCGCCCTCCGGACCGTTCGGAGATATGTTCCCCTATCGCGAAACCTTCGAGACCTTTCGCGAGCTGCCCAAGAAGAGCCGCCAGCCCGAGGAGGTCATGGGCGAGTTGCGCAGCATCGCGCGCCAGGAAAACGCGCGCTGGCAGACCGGCCAGATCTCGGGCACCTACTACCACGGCGGGATGGAGCACTACGCCTACCTCAACCGCGTGTTCGCGCTGTTCTCGCACGTCAACCTGCTGCAGCGCGACATGTGCCCGAGCGGCACCAAATTCGAGGGCGAGGTAATCGCGATGACCGCGCGGATGCTGGGCGCGGAACTGGCGCGCGAGAAGGATCCGCAGGCCGACGTTTGCGGAGCGGTCACTTCGGGCGGCACCGAGAGCATCATCCTGCCGATGCTGGCGTATCGGGAGAAAGCCAAAGC encodes:
- a CDS encoding FGGY-family carbohydrate kinase, whose amino-acid sequence is MPSSTALKYVLAIDMGSGSTKAAVVSSAGEVVASALRHTTTMIMAGGAVEQDPEEWWRAVCDAAKEAIAASRVPAAQIIAVVCTTLWAVTVAVDEDGAAIGNAISWMDTRGAKYNRAVAGGWPRVQGYGLFKLLKWLRFTGGAPVQSGVDGLGHILFIKHERPEIYARTFKFLEPMDYLNLRLTGQFAASYATMFTYWLTDNRNPNRIDYVPELLAMAGVDRAKLPDLRPVDAVLGTIKPEVAADLGLAPSTRVVMGSCDGHAATLGAGAVGNYEGYFYIGTTAWMSCHVPAKKTDPIHMLSAMPAALPGRYMVSAEQGAAGRSLEFLKDILYPADSANSPIDVYADMNRLAAEVAPGSDGLIFTPWINGVLAPHEDASTHSAFFNQNARTSRGHYVRAVMEGVAYNLRWLKGHVEKFIGRPFEQLNFIGGGASSDLWCQIQADVLGCTVRQVANPRNANAVGAAMAAFAALGEIAVGEISARVKIAAEYRPIEINRRLYDRQFREFLEFYKRNRAIYRRLNPAARASD